From the Gemmatimonadaceae bacterium genome, one window contains:
- a CDS encoding zf-HC2 domain-containing protein, which produces MQHPDEGTIHAWLDGALTVEEAATFEAHSAQCEQCSAAIAEARGLVAASSRILLSLDDVPGGVIPVSSPTARVWYARNDLRVAAAMMLMAGATLFMTRRDVSSKIMQPKAQAALESTADLSSAPALDSAAVAQPGTALDAPAPAAISTPRLEASTGRDPTLRTKAVQRGTPNVVVASPPQESARTRSAALPEAASMARDTKAMAYGAAPITRDKRAVTNEADFSGATTATASTAMRDASLDGSLKTVRADTAQNTRTIVYRTPAGADITLTETDQTDLSRQSVLKGRAAGGRVNAPPARFDVPPAAPIAPAPAPERRLRSVPLTNTISWMDPVTGTHYKLTADLPREQLEGWKTRIIEQRRSR; this is translated from the coding sequence ATGCAGCATCCTGACGAAGGAACGATTCACGCCTGGCTCGACGGGGCGTTGACGGTTGAAGAAGCAGCTACTTTCGAAGCGCATTCAGCTCAGTGTGAGCAATGTTCGGCGGCGATAGCTGAAGCGCGGGGTCTGGTGGCGGCGTCGTCGCGAATACTGTTGTCACTCGACGACGTGCCAGGAGGCGTGATCCCGGTGTCCTCTCCAACAGCCCGAGTCTGGTACGCGCGCAATGACCTGCGTGTCGCTGCAGCAATGATGCTGATGGCGGGCGCAACTCTGTTTATGACAAGGAGAGATGTGTCGTCGAAGATCATGCAGCCGAAAGCACAGGCTGCATTGGAGTCAACAGCTGATCTGAGCTCGGCACCAGCGCTGGATTCGGCAGCCGTTGCGCAACCGGGGACAGCATTGGATGCTCCTGCACCGGCAGCAATCTCGACTCCCCGGCTCGAAGCGAGTACAGGTCGAGACCCAACTCTTCGGACCAAGGCCGTTCAGCGTGGAACACCGAACGTGGTCGTCGCTTCACCTCCGCAGGAGTCCGCGCGGACCCGTAGCGCGGCACTGCCCGAGGCAGCCTCGATGGCGCGGGACACAAAAGCCATGGCATATGGGGCAGCGCCAATCACACGCGACAAGAGAGCCGTGACAAATGAGGCTGATTTTTCGGGAGCGACGACGGCGACTGCCAGCACCGCGATGAGGGACGCCAGTCTTGATGGCTCGTTGAAGACAGTAAGGGCGGATACCGCCCAGAACACACGAACCATTGTGTACAGAACACCGGCCGGCGCTGACATTACCCTGACAGAGACTGACCAAACCGATCTCAGCCGACAGTCTGTACTGAAAGGCAGGGCGGCAGGTGGCAGGGTGAACGCACCACCAGCACGGTTCGACGTGCCGCCAGCAGCGCCAATTGCACCCGCCCCGGCTCCTGAGCGGCGCTTAAGGAGTGTCCCCCTGACCAACACGATTTCATGGATGGACCCTGTCACCGGCACACATTACAAGCTCACCGCTGATCTTCCGCGGGAGCAACTCGAAGGATGGAAAACCCGAATTATCGAGCAGAGACGCTCGAGATGA